The genomic region cttgcttaTAATTCATTTTCCTCTTGGTGATCAGAAAGTATATTTCAgttttcatttcttcttctttagtTTACTTCTTCTCTGCTACTCTTCTATTTTCGTTTCTTTTAGCAACCCAAGGCCCAAGGCTCAGAGTTGCTTTCAGTTGATTTTTGTTGTGACTCTTACTGCTTGAACATGACTAAGGTGACTTGCCCTGTGATATGCATTTTACTAATTAAATAGTTCGATCAATAATCCATTAGTCCGATTGGTTTGATTATCGGTAAGCTACTGGTTGAACCATTGATTCAATAATCCAATAGTCCGATCAGTTTGATTATCGGTTATGTTCTAATATCTATGGTGCAGACCTCTACAATAAGTAAATAACCCAAACCTGATTGAAATAACTGGTTTGGTTTTGTCTTGTTTTTAAACCGATTCCATAACCAAACTTCCCCGCTATGTCTTTAAACCCCGAAACCTGACAAGGGGACATTGGCTTGCTCTTCCTCTCACGGTTTGCCACTTCTAACTCTCCCTCTGTCTCTTTCTCTCAATGGGTTCCTATGCTCAATCTTGATCAGAATTGAAATGATTTCTCTACTAATCTGTCTCATTAGTTGTGATTTTGAAAATGTTTCTTGCAGTTTCTTGCCcataaggtgtttgtgttattgtcTCGAGTCTAATAATTTCTTTGAGGAGCTTATGCTTTATGTATTTCTTGTGCTTGGGTCGTCATTCATTCGCCTTTGCTTTGTTTTGGGTAATATTTCCAGAATACAAGTATAGGATGATCCTTTCCACAGCTCCAGAAGTAACAACAGTTCTTGCTTTTTGTTTGAAGTAGTGGATGTTTTCAGCCTCCACAACAATAGCATGCTCTTGCGCTGCAGTTCACTGAAGTGCAAGCTGCTACTGCCATTGCCACTGCCGCTCCCACAACTCATCACTACTCGCCTCTCTTCTTGTTCCACTGTTACAGTCAATCCCACAATCTTAAAACAATGCAGTTCCCTAAGCCATGCCAAGCTCCTGCAACAGCAAGTCACAGTGCAGGGCCTTCTCCACCACTTCACTCGCCACCTCATCGCCACATACATTGCACTCAGCTCCACCATCCGTGCCACTGTCCTCCTCCTCACCCTCCCCCCATCGCCTCTCTCTGTTTTCTGGTGGAATCAGCTTATAAGGCGCTCCCTTCATCACGGGGACCCTCACGGCTCCCTTGCCCTCTACCATCAGATGAAGGCTCATGGGTGGACCCCTGACCACTACACCTTCCCTTTTGTCTTTAAGGCCTGTGCTGATATTCCCTCTTTCTCTGCCGGCACTTCCCTCCACGCTGCTGTTCTACGATCTGGCTTTGACTCTAATGTTTTCGTTTGTAATGCTGTGGTTGGCATGTACAGTAGGTGTGGCTCTCTCCAAGACGCGCGCaacatgtttgatgaattgtGCCAAAGGGGAATTCAGGACTTGGTCTCTTGGAATTCCATTGTGTCTGCTTGTTCTCGTGCTTCTGAGACAAATACGGCACTTCAATTGTTTGTTGAAATGACCACTCGTCATTGGGTGTCGCCAGATCCTGTGAGCCTTGTTAACATACTTCCTGTTTGTGCTTTTGTTGGTTCTTCGATGCAGGGGAAACAGGTTCATGGGTTTGCTGTTAGGAGTGGGTTGGTGGATGATGTTTTTGTGGGGAATGCTATTGTTGACATGTATGCCAAGTGTGGTAAGATGGATCAAGCAAACAAGGTTTTTGAAAGGATGAAGTTGAAGGATGTTGTTTCTTGGAATGCTATGGTCACAGGGTATTCTCAGACTGGAATGTTTGGGGATGCTCTCTCTCTGTTTGAGCAGATGCGGCAGGAGAATATCAAGCTGGATGTTGTGACATGGACGGCTGTGATTGCTGGGTTTGCCCAGAGAGGGCATGGTTCTGAGGCTTTGGACGTGTTTCGGCAGATGTGCAACTGCGGATCTCAGCCGAATGTTGTTACTCTGGTGTCTCTGCTTTCCGGCTGTGCATCTATTGGCGCATTGCTTCATGGGAAAGAAACTCATTGTTATGCCATCAAATTTATGCTGAACTTGGATGGAAATGATCCCCGGGATGATCTGATGGTAATTAATGGTCTGATTGACATGTATGCTAAGTGCAAAAATGTTGCTGTAGCCCGTACAATGTTTGAGTTGATGCCTCCCAAGGATAGAGATGTGGTTACCTGGACTGTGATGATTGGTGGTTATGCACAGCATGGTGATGCCAACCATGCGCTACAACTTCTCTCTGAAATTTTCAATATGGGTAACTCTTTAAAGCCTAATGATTTTACTTTATCTTGTGCCCTCATGGCTTGTGCTCGTTTAGCAGCATTGAGATTAGGAAGGCAAATTCATGCTTATGTGTTGCGCAATCGGTATGACTGCATTGTTCTATTTGTGGCCAATTGTCTAATAGACATGTACTCCAAATGTGGAGATGTGGAAACTGCTCAAGTTGTTTTTAATAACATGCCAGAGAAAAATTCTGTATCTTGGACAACTTTAATGACAGGTTATGGTTTGCATGGACGTGGTGAAGATGCTATCCGGGTTTTTGATGAGATGAGGAAAGTTGGTCTAGTGCCAGATGGCATAACCTTTCTTGTTCTGCTTTATGCTTGTAGTCATTCAGGAATGGTGGATCATGGAATCAATTTCTTTTATAGAATGAGACAGGACTTTGGGGTTCCTCCTGGTGCAGAGCATTATGCATGCATGGTTGATCTTCTGGGTCGTGCTGGTCGCTTAGATGAAGCCGTGAAACTCATTAATTGCATGCCTATGGAACCATCTGCAGTAGTGTGGGTGGCCTTGCTTAGTGCATGTAGGATACATTCAAATGTAGAGCTTGGGGAACTCGCTGCCAGTCGATTAGGGGAATTGGAGTCTGGGAATGATGGGTCATACACTCTGCTTTCAAACATATATGCTAATGCTAGACGTTGGAAAGACGTGGCTAGGATTAGATATTTGATGAAAAATACAGGTGTCCAAAAAAGGCCTGGCTGTAGTTGGGTCCAAGGAAGGAAAGGCACTGCAACCTTCTTTGTGGGAGACAGATCCCACTCGCAATCTCAGCAGATATATGAAACACTTGCAGAATTGATTCAACGCATTAAAGCCATTGGATATGTTCCTCAGACAAGCTTTGCTCTTCATGATGTAGATGATGAAGAAAAAGGTGACCTGCTTTTTGAACATAGTGAGAAATTGGCCCTTGCCTATGGCATCCTAACAATTCCTCCAGGATCTCCTATTCGGATCACCAAGAATTTACGCATTTGTGGTGATTGCCACAGTGCCATAACCTACATATCCATGATTGTTGAACATGAAATCATACTACGAGACTCAAGTCGTTTCCATCATTTCAAGAATGGTTCCTGCTCATGCAAAGGTTATTGGTGACAGTGGTATCATTCTGATCCATTTAAATGTAGAGCATGCTTGCAATGATAGGTAACTATCTTGTTGTGCACATTAGACATATACAATTATCTTTATAATTATAACTATTTTAAGGCCTTCACTAGTGCAATAAACCAATCCTATAATGTCTTAAAGTTTATAATTGTTAAACACAAGGTCGTATTCTGATTATGGAATTATGCCAACATCTTGCTTATATAAAGTCTACTAATTGAATACTAAATGTTGATTGATGTAAATACTTCATTAACCAATTATAAATGACTTGCAAATTTTGTTGTGCCAATATTATGATGGAATCTGTTTTTTCTTGTTAACGTAAAAAAATAGATATACTAGGATTGAGCCATGAAAACAGTTTATTGGTATATTACTCCTAGTATTTTCACATGATGGCTTTAAGGATTTGATCTTTGCCACTTAATTGTGTGGGGGAAAATTCTTGCTTAGGTATTAACACATATTTTGTCATATGCACAATAAAGATGGTGGACCCATGAAAACAATGACTGTATCTTGAATATAGTCCAATTATATCCATGCAAGAATCACTAGTGTAATGTGAGCCTAAGCAAGTTTGAAAAGATCTCTCGTGTAATGTAATGATCCAGTCTATGGTATCTCTCTATAATTCCAGTTTGTCTTAAAGTTTGCATGTCCTTCATTAGTTTGTTGTATTCTGTCACATGGCCAGGATGGTATGATGATTTTGATCGAGCGGTAAGTGAGCGAGTTTGGTATAGCATAAGTTATTTTCGTGGAATACTTTACAAATGATTTGGTATCCAGAACTGAAAAATAAAACaagataaaatgaaaataaaggctCACATTCAGTTCCTCTACTGCTTCAAGCTCCATAGTCCTAGAGTCAAGCTCTTCCATCCCATTGGGGAAGATGTCTGCGAAATCACGGAGTCCTTGCTTCCTAGGCATGGAAAAAATACAGTGAGGCTTAGTAATATTGGTGTTTTGCTCTGATTTTTTATGGTAGTTTCTGTTTGAATACTTTTCAAACTCTGGTGTGAGGATCCAAATGACTCTGTTCCAATCTCAGCCTTATGTGCCTTCTTCGTGTGGTGTGTTAATTATTGTTGACTGGTAGGCTGTTGCCTGGCAGTGACCTAGTATTAACTATTAACAGTATACCCTGCCTTAATCACTCTTGTTCCACTTTTAGCATTTTGCTGGTGCAGAGGCTGAGAGATGCAGGTTTGAACCAGCAGATCTCCAAGGTCAAAGATCACCAGCACATTCTCGAAGAAGAGTTTCAACGTCTCGGCGAAGATGTGGTGGGTTTGAATTAGTTTTCTATAATAGGTTTGATTTTATCCCAGTGTATTCTTTCAACAAATATATGAATAACTAGATGATTACTTATTTCTTTAGTCTGATTTGAGCAATGTAAAACATAATGCTCTGCTAGAGGCTTTAGTTTAAAATCAGTAAATGTTATTTAGCCTTTTTTGGGATAGTTGTTACTCAATGAATACGGTGATCCAAAATTTGCGTTGTTCTATTGTGCCTAGTGTTTAACATAAACTTGATTTGAGAAAAGATAATTTCTTATGATTTTTTAACAGCTATTATTTACTTGTGCACTTTAATCCTATTTGATGTTATTTCATATACGAGCGTTTCAGTTATATCATAATTAGTATACCATATACGTAATACAACTCTAAATCTTTGAAGTTTGGCTAATTATAAGCCATAGAGCATGCTGCAAAATCATTTTTATAGAACtcagaagaaaattgaaaagctGCATGTCTATTGAAAGTTGAAACCAAATTAATACTACCGTTTTTAACCCTTTCTAGCAGACAACAGCAGAAATAGGCATTTGATTTAAATATGCATGTAATGTTACAAAGAATTTGATCCTTGTTACTTATCTAGCTTAAAATATGTATTGTTTTAAACTTCTTGACCAAACAGATTTTCATCTCTCTTAATATGACTTAGTTTATCACTGTAAAATTGATGAGCGAACCAAAGAGTTTGAAGGAACTAAGACAGCGATGAAAGAAGGAAATACTTGCTATTTAATTCTTTGTTGATTCTCACTATCAATCAATCTTATATTTGGTTTAATATTTCTTCAATGGCATAGTATTATAAACTTGGGTTTGGAGTCATTGATGCTTTATCTACCTTCCTATCAAGTAACAAGAACTACAGTTATAGCAGAATACTCAATGTCATGAAACCCCATTGTCTCAACAAAACCATAAGTAATTTGACAATGTCCTAACAGCAAAATTTGATTGCAAAAACTCTGGGTTCCAAGCAGAAACATGGTCAATCAATCCTCATCCTCAATAACCTTTGTGCCTAAACCTTTGATCTCTTCCTTGGGGATTTCAACAACAGTGACGAGAGAGTAGAGCTCTTCCTTTGCATCTTCGTCGTCGTTCCTCTTGCGAGCAATGCGTACCCTGATCCTCCGTGGGACGCTTCGGATACCTTGACTCCACACAAACTTGTTCAACTTCACATCCACTCTCACATCATTGGTCCCCATGGCTTTCTGAGCAAACTTCCTTATCTCCTTAATGGCTTTCGGGGCCTTCTTCTTGAATGTGCTGTTTTTCACATAATGCCACCAATCCAAACACAAACCATATTCATGTATCTTCTAACATTCTATCAATTAATATATATCAGATATTATACAACCCACTAATATTCTAATATCAAGTATATGGATATCACTGATGCATTGATAGATACCAAAACTAAAGCAATTAAAGGGAAAATGACCAGCTACGTGTCTTATCAACAATCCATCCAGTTACTTCAAAATGAAAAATACATAGTACAAGGCTCTAAATCTATTATCTTCTATTAATAATGATAAAGGGAATTAAGGGGTTTAGTGACCAATCCTTACGTACCAAAAAATGCCACTTCCCCTAATTTTGCTCTAATAACTTCTATCATTATACACATTAAGAAGCTAAATTTACTCACTAATTGAGCATTATACAATAATTTAAGAGTTTATGTAATAAATCAGTTATCCAATTATGGTTATGAAAAGTATTTCTTTACCATTAATGTATGTATTTATTGACAGCTGCACAAAATTAAGTTCCCATGTGATTTGATTTTACAGAATATAACATATGTGACGCAAAAATGCTTTATGACAATCAAACTTTTAATATGAacacaaaaatttagaattttttaactTCTATTCGTATTCTTATAAGGGTGAATGTAACAGAATTGTAAATAATGATATACAAGGAGCTTATAATAGTGTTATTCCTCAGTAGCCCTAAACAACAATTGAGTTCCCAATCTATGAGATCATGCATTGAAATCAATGAAGCAGGGTTGAATAGTCAAAATTGAAATAAAcaatagaaagaaaagaatacCATGAATGCAAGCGCTTGTGGAGATTGATAGTGTACTCTCTGGTAACCACCTCCTCCTTCCTACCCTTCGCCTTTTCCACCATTCTTGATTCTCCAACTTCGGATGCAGCAGCAAGGAGAATCcaagatgaagatgatgaagcTAAAACCCTAATTTAACCATAATGGGCCTCTCAATATGGGCCCAAATTGTTTTATTTTAAAGTATAAATGGGCCAACTATAAGCTCATAGGCAACCGTTTTTTATAACTNNNNNNNNNNNNNNNNNNNNNNNNNNNNNNNNNNNNNNNNNNNNNNNNNNNNNNNNNNNNNNNNNNNNNNNNNNNNNNNNNNNNNNNNNNNNNNNNNNNNNNNNNNNNNNNTTGAAAAGTTAATGCTAACGAAATAATatcttttttgaaaacatcttttatatttttacactatattatttattttgttaatagTGCAAACGAGCTGATATTACTCATATTTTACTGCTAATGCTAACggaataaataagaaaatttattaCACATATTTTGTTTGTAAACCAATTCAAACTATCACCGAGGCATTTCTAAATTTTTGCAATATAAGAAAGATGTAactctttatttttgtttaagaAAATTAAGTGTTACTATTTGTTTTAATAAAAAACCTTAACCAAAGACTTTAGTATAATAAACAACTAATTTTCTCTGATAGTTGTggttcctttattttgtcatgaATTAAGATTAGCGTTAACTCTAAGTTTaaatattttgaatattaaattaatttggtATGTACCACAAATGATTAAAAAATTTGAGTGAtatttatttaactttttttagaataatcaattaattacTCACAACNNNNNNNNNNNNNNNNNNNNNNNNNNNNNNNNNNNNNNNNNNNNNNNNNNNNNNNNNNNNNNNNNNNNNNNNNNNNNNNNNNNNNNNNNNNNNNNNNNNNNNNNNNNNNNNNNNNNNNNNNNNNNNNNNNNNNNNNNNNNNNNNNNNNNNNNNNNNNNNNNNNNNNNNNNNNNNNNNNNNNNNNNNNNNNNNNNNNNNNNNNNNNNNNNNNNNNNNNNNNNNNNNNNNNNNNNNNNNNNNNNNNNNNNNNNNNNNNNNNNNNNNNNNNNNNNNNNNNNNNNNNNNNNNNNNNNNNNNNNNNNNNNNNNNNNNNNNNNNNNNNNNNNNNNNNNNNNNNNNNNNNNNNNNNNNNNNNNNNNNNNNNNNNNNNNNNNNNNNNNNNNNNNNNNNNNNNNNNNNNNNNNNNNNNNNNNNNNNNNNNNNNNNNNNNNNNNNNNNNNNNNNNNNNNNNNNNNNNNNNNNNNNNNNNNNNNNNNNNNNNNNNNNNNNNNNNNNNNNNNNNNNNNNNNNNNNNNNNNNNNNNNNNNNNNNNNNNNNNNNNNNNNNNNNNNNNNNNNNNNNNNNNNNNNNNNNNNNNNNNNNNNNNNNNNNNNNNNNNNNNNNNNNNNNNNNNNNNNNNNNNNNNNNNNNNNNNNNNNNNNNNNNNNNNNNNNNNNNNNNNNNNNNNNNNNNNNNNNNNNNNNNNNNNNNNNNNNNNNNNNNNNNNNNNNNNNNNNNNNNNNNNNNNNNNNNNNNNNNNNNNNNGCTTACtggaaaaaaaaatattgttttgCCAAAATTAAGAATGATATTGAATGGAAGTAATTAAGCACGTCACCAATACCcaaggatttgaaaatataaataaataaataatggatAATAAATTCGAATACAGACAAGTGTAATGACAGCCAAACCAGACGACTACAATTTATGGGAGaagtatatttaattttttttcctctgagatgctaaaatgacactttcctctcctctcctctattttataaatgtacatttttcttccttctaacttttaaaatatctcctctttaatccattttaatttttttgtttaactaattttaattttattcatttttcaagaaaaaataaattatttttttacaaaaataccttttaacaaaaattttattttttgtcattaattTTACTTATCAATATCaataaattgttaaaaaaatgttggtaaaattataatttaataattaaaaaattattgaagggtattttagaaaaaaataatataattattaaattttttaaaaatacaatttaattaataaaagaataatttattaaaaaatattttggtaagcaaaatttaatgataaaaaataaaatttttgctaatggatattttttttcttaaaaaatagataaagttaatattagttagcacaaaaagtttaaaatggattaaaaagaagattttttaaaaattagaagagaagaaaatgtacatttataaaatagagggaaAAAGAGTATCATTTTAATATCTCGCAGGGTGGAAAGTGAAATTTTCTCTAAATTGTTATCTATTTGTCATTTGAAAAGTCTATTTAGATTCTAAGAttgagaaaatataaaataatataagtaGNNNNNNNNNNNNNNNNNNNNNNNNNNNNNNNNNNNNNNNNNNNNNNNNNNNNNNNNNNNNNNNNNNNNNNNNNNNNNNNNNNNNNNNNNNNNNNNNNNNNNNNNNNNNNNNNNNNNNNNNNNNNNNNNNNNNNNNNAATACATATTCaaattactatatatatgtattaatttttaaaataaaaattaagaaattaGACTCAAGAATATAAGAATCATCAATGACTCAATAGTTTCAACGTTAAAAGAAATCATTATTTTTCTTTGCCACGTACTCAGAACTCCAAGGTAAGCTCTTATTACATATACAATATTCAATTTCTTATTTATCATACTTAGCGCTTTTCATATTAAATTATTGTTGTTTACCATGCATGTCACTACCTACAAagatattttaatttcaaaagatAGATTCACGAATCTAACTTCACTTTCAGGTAACTACGACCTCAACTTGcaaattattattattctatGTTCAA from Arachis ipaensis cultivar K30076 chromosome B02, Araip1.1, whole genome shotgun sequence harbors:
- the LOC107625053 gene encoding pentatricopeptide repeat-containing protein At5g16860, translated to MLLRCSSLKCKLLLPLPLPLPQLITTRLSSCSTVTVNPTILKQCSSLSHAKLLQQQVTVQGLLHHFTRHLIATYIALSSTIRATVLLLTLPPSPLSVFWWNQLIRRSLHHGDPHGSLALYHQMKAHGWTPDHYTFPFVFKACADIPSFSAGTSLHAAVLRSGFDSNVFVCNAVVGMYSRCGSLQDARNMFDELCQRGIQDLVSWNSIVSACSRASETNTALQLFVEMTTRHWVSPDPVSLVNILPVCAFVGSSMQGKQVHGFAVRSGLVDDVFVGNAIVDMYAKCGKMDQANKVFERMKLKDVVSWNAMVTGYSQTGMFGDALSLFEQMRQENIKLDVVTWTAVIAGFAQRGHGSEALDVFRQMCNCGSQPNVVTLVSLLSGCASIGALLHGKETHCYAIKFMLNLDGNDPRDDLMVINGLIDMYAKCKNVAVARTMFELMPPKDRDVVTWTVMIGGYAQHGDANHALQLLSEIFNMGNSLKPNDFTLSCALMACARLAALRLGRQIHAYVLRNRYDCIVLFVANCLIDMYSKCGDVETAQVVFNNMPEKNSVSWTTLMTGYGLHGRGEDAIRVFDEMRKVGLVPDGITFLVLLYACSHSGMVDHGINFFYRMRQDFGVPPGAEHYACMVDLLGRAGRLDEAVKLINCMPMEPSAVVWVALLSACRIHSNVELGELAASRLGELESGNDGSYTLLSNIYANARRWKDVARIRYLMKNTGVQKRPGCSWVQGRKGTATFFVGDRSHSQSQQIYETLAELIQRIKAIGYVPQTSFALHDVDDEEKGDLLFEHSEKLALAYGILTIPPGSPIRITKNLRICGDCHSAITYISMIVEHEIILRDSSRFHHFKNGSCSCKGYW
- the LOC107625052 gene encoding 60S ribosomal protein L31, with translation MVEKAKGRKEEVVTREYTINLHKRLHSCTFKKKAPKAIKEIRKFAQKAMGTNDVRVDVKLNKFVWSQGIRSVPRRIRVRIARKRNDDEDAKEELYSLVTVVEIPKEEIKGLGTKVIEDED